A region of Allocoleopsis franciscana PCC 7113 DNA encodes the following proteins:
- a CDS encoding N-acetylmuramoyl-L-alanine amidase-like domain-containing protein, producing the protein MRKRFGLAMVGFAIAFGVASHVASHAKDNQRLLVPSASAKPQILTNPKQLKATTSSLPSSVNPTQSTDHLNAQTLSEDIPQTKDGERFRRVMQSARAQKLHQRPMGEILQAIAQSFLGSAYKANLLDQSKEETLVVNLNQFDCVLLVETVLAIARGVAVEDYSYTTFVNHLRDQRYWDGQINGYCSRLHYFSQWIYDNQKRGTIQNIGQNLGGLSLKKKLNFMSMHRQNYPPMASNDTAYQCMVERESQLDGVAIQYIPTQQIRRLYSKLQPGDIIAVATNISGLDVTHTGLVYRQPNGNMGFIHASPAGQVTIARDLEQYVSRVKYAIGILVARPIDPRQTQKTDNIPHHF; encoded by the coding sequence ATGAGAAAACGCTTCGGGCTGGCTATGGTAGGCTTTGCGATCGCATTCGGTGTCGCTTCCCATGTTGCCTCTCACGCCAAGGACAATCAACGTCTTCTGGTTCCTTCTGCGTCGGCTAAACCGCAAATCCTGACGAACCCCAAACAGCTTAAGGCGACAACCTCCAGCTTGCCATCTTCTGTGAACCCCACTCAATCCACCGATCATCTTAACGCCCAAACCCTAAGCGAGGATATCCCTCAAACCAAAGATGGAGAACGTTTCCGGCGCGTCATGCAATCTGCAAGGGCACAAAAACTCCATCAGCGCCCCATGGGGGAAATTCTACAAGCGATCGCACAGTCATTTCTCGGTAGTGCCTATAAAGCCAATTTATTAGATCAATCCAAAGAAGAAACCCTTGTTGTCAATCTTAATCAGTTCGATTGCGTGCTATTGGTCGAAACCGTACTGGCGATCGCACGAGGTGTTGCAGTAGAGGATTATTCCTACACAACCTTCGTCAATCACCTGCGCGATCAACGTTATTGGGATGGTCAAATCAATGGTTATTGCAGCCGCCTCCATTACTTTTCCCAATGGATTTATGACAACCAAAAACGGGGAACAATTCAAAACATTGGTCAGAATTTAGGCGGTTTATCTCTCAAGAAGAAACTGAACTTTATGAGTATGCATCGCCAGAATTACCCCCCGATGGCCAGTAACGATACTGCTTATCAGTGTATGGTCGAACGAGAATCCCAGCTTGATGGTGTAGCCATCCAATACATTCCCACCCAACAGATTCGTCGCCTGTACTCGAAACTGCAACCGGGGGATATTATTGCCGTTGCAACTAACATTTCGGGTTTGGATGTTACCCATACTGGATTGGTTTACCGCCAACCCAACGGCAACATGGGTTTTATTCACGCCTCCCCGGCTGGACAAGTAACCATTGCACGGGATTTAGAGCAGTATGTCAGTCGGGTGAAATATGCGATCGGTATCCTGGTGGCTCGACCCATTGACCCTCGACAAACCCAAAAGACCGACAATATTCCACATCATTTTTGA
- the glgX gene encoding glycogen debranching protein GlgX encodes MYIATLWPGKVYPLGATWDGKGTNFALFSENATGVELCLFDKDDEETRLELTEVSNFVWHGYVPGVGPGQRYGYRVHGPYDPQNGHRFNPNKLLIDPYAKAIDGDIGNGPELFGYSWEAAEEDLSFSDLDSAHLMPKCVVVDQSFDWGDDQLLKTPWHETVIYETHVKGFTKLHPDIPEELQGTYAGLAHPAAIEHLQAIGITAVELLPVHHFLARPGHLVDKGLSNYWGYDSINYLAPYSGYSADKVPGGQVKEFKEMVKALHFAGIEVILDVVYNHTGEGNHMGPTLSLRGIDNAIYYRLVEDDPRYYMDFTGCGNSLNVRQAQVLKLIMDSLRYWVTEMHVDGFRFDLASALARELFAVDNLSAFFDIIHQDPVLADVKLIAEPWDVGEGGYQVGNFPVLWSEWNGRYRDTVRDFWRGEESGLGQFAYCFTGSPDLYEINGRRPNASINFLTAHDGFTLNDLVSYNEKHNEGNGENNCDGESHNRSWNCGAEGETDDPGVLQLREQQRRNMLATLMLSQGIPMLLGGDEMGRTQRGNNNGYCQDNELSWFDWNLPEGNADLLKFTSQLIYFRRQHRVFHRRKWFQGRAIHGSGITDIAWFNADGGEMTDEQWEVGYAKTLAVFLNGQEIPARGPKGERIIDDDFLLFFNAHYETVEFTLPEGLRDKQWAVVIDTKEPRFLNEEQVFTDTQAVPVTARSLVVLRRVS; translated from the coding sequence ATGTACATTGCAACACTCTGGCCCGGTAAAGTCTATCCTCTAGGTGCAACTTGGGATGGTAAAGGCACAAACTTCGCTCTGTTCAGTGAAAACGCAACAGGCGTCGAGCTTTGTTTATTTGATAAAGATGATGAAGAGACGCGTCTAGAGCTGACTGAGGTCAGCAACTTCGTCTGGCATGGCTATGTGCCCGGAGTGGGACCGGGTCAACGCTACGGCTACCGAGTGCATGGCCCTTATGACCCTCAGAATGGTCATCGCTTCAACCCCAACAAACTGCTGATTGACCCCTATGCAAAGGCAATTGATGGCGATATTGGCAATGGGCCAGAACTGTTTGGCTACTCTTGGGAGGCTGCGGAAGAAGACCTATCTTTTTCTGATCTAGATAGCGCCCATCTGATGCCCAAGTGTGTTGTCGTCGATCAGTCCTTTGATTGGGGCGATGACCAACTGCTGAAAACACCCTGGCACGAAACGGTTATTTATGAAACCCACGTCAAGGGTTTTACCAAGCTGCACCCGGATATCCCGGAAGAGTTGCAGGGTACCTATGCGGGACTCGCCCATCCAGCTGCGATCGAGCATCTTCAGGCGATCGGGATTACAGCCGTTGAGTTGCTACCCGTTCATCACTTCCTCGCCCGTCCCGGACATCTGGTTGATAAAGGGCTAAGCAATTACTGGGGCTACGATTCCATCAACTATTTGGCCCCCTATTCCGGCTACAGTGCAGACAAAGTGCCGGGGGGGCAGGTCAAAGAGTTCAAGGAGATGGTCAAGGCATTACACTTTGCCGGGATCGAAGTGATTCTGGATGTGGTCTACAACCACACGGGGGAAGGCAATCACATGGGGCCGACTCTGTCGCTTCGAGGCATCGACAATGCCATTTACTACCGTCTGGTAGAAGATGATCCCCGTTACTACATGGACTTTACAGGCTGCGGAAATTCTCTAAACGTGCGCCAAGCCCAAGTCCTGAAGTTAATCATGGATAGTCTTCGCTATTGGGTGACGGAGATGCATGTCGATGGCTTCCGCTTCGATCTGGCTTCGGCATTAGCGCGAGAGCTATTTGCGGTGGATAACCTGTCAGCATTCTTTGACATCATTCACCAAGACCCAGTCTTAGCCGATGTGAAGCTGATTGCGGAACCTTGGGACGTGGGAGAAGGTGGCTATCAAGTGGGGAACTTCCCAGTTCTTTGGTCGGAGTGGAATGGCAGGTATCGCGATACAGTGCGGGACTTCTGGCGCGGGGAGGAGAGTGGATTAGGGCAATTTGCTTACTGTTTCACCGGCAGCCCCGATTTGTATGAGATTAATGGGCGCAGACCGAATGCGAGTATTAACTTCCTCACCGCCCACGATGGCTTCACCCTGAACGACTTGGTGAGTTACAACGAGAAGCACAATGAAGGAAACGGGGAAAACAACTGTGATGGAGAAAGCCACAACCGTTCTTGGAATTGTGGGGCGGAAGGTGAAACAGACGACCCAGGAGTGTTGCAGTTGCGGGAGCAGCAGCGGCGAAACATGCTCGCCACCCTAATGCTGTCCCAAGGCATCCCCATGTTGCTGGGGGGCGATGAAATGGGGCGCACCCAACGAGGCAACAATAACGGCTACTGCCAGGATAATGAACTCTCCTGGTTTGATTGGAACTTGCCAGAGGGAAATGCGGATCTGTTGAAGTTTACCAGTCAGCTCATCTACTTCCGCCGTCAGCATCGGGTATTTCATCGGCGTAAGTGGTTTCAAGGTCGAGCAATTCATGGCTCAGGCATCACAGATATCGCTTGGTTCAATGCCGATGGCGGTGAGATGACAGATGAGCAGTGGGAAGTGGGTTATGCCAAGACTCTTGCAGTGTTCTTGAATGGACAAGAGATTCCTGCACGCGGTCCTAAAGGGGAGCGCATCATTGATGATGATTTTCTCTTGTTCTTTAATGCCCACTATGAAACGGTTGAATTTACTCTACCAGAGGGGCTGCGGGATAAGCAGTGGGCGGTTGTGATTGACACCAAAGAGCCTCGCTTCCTCAATGAGGAGCAAGTGTTCACCGACACTCAAGCGGTGCCAGTTACGGCGCGATCGCTCGTAGTATTACGCCGTGTGAGTTAA
- a CDS encoding response regulator transcription factor, whose protein sequence is MRILLVEDDPCLAEALGEALSDQRYVVDQARDGEAAWEQIRSFEYDLILLDVMLPKLDGITLCKRLRSYGYVVPILMVTALDMSTDKVIGLDAGADDYMVKPLDLPELLARIRSLLRRNSSSSSPILEWGQLQLDPATYEVSYNNELLRLTPKEYSILELLLRNGRRILSRSTIIEHIWSLENPPEEDTVKAHIKSLRQKLRAAKAPDDLLETVHSVGYRLKSLN, encoded by the coding sequence ATGAGAATTCTCCTCGTAGAAGATGATCCTTGCCTTGCTGAAGCGTTAGGCGAAGCCCTTAGCGACCAACGTTATGTAGTTGATCAAGCCAGAGACGGAGAAGCGGCTTGGGAGCAAATCAGAAGCTTTGAGTATGACTTAATTTTGCTAGATGTAATGCTGCCCAAGCTAGATGGAATTACTTTATGTAAGCGCTTGCGTTCCTATGGCTATGTTGTGCCAATTTTAATGGTAACAGCTCTGGATATGAGTACTGACAAAGTCATCGGCTTAGATGCTGGGGCTGATGATTATATGGTTAAACCCCTTGATTTACCGGAATTACTCGCGAGGATACGTTCCTTGTTACGCCGGAACAGTTCTTCATCGTCTCCGATTCTGGAGTGGGGGCAGTTGCAGCTCGATCCAGCAACCTATGAGGTCAGTTATAATAACGAACTGCTGCGTTTGACACCCAAAGAATACAGTATTTTAGAATTACTGCTACGCAACGGACGACGTATACTCAGCCGCAGCACTATCATTGAACACATTTGGTCACTCGAAAATCCTCCAGAAGAAGACACCGTCAAGGCTCATATTAAGAGTTTGCGTCAAAAACTTAGAGCGGCGAAGGCTCCCGATGATTTGCTTGAAACGGTTCACAGCGTAGGTTATCGCCTCAAATCACTGAACTAA
- a CDS encoding DUF1824 family protein — MPTQNSTPLTLQEAQELLKPFNCIENKSITSESEKALIRQALLLLTEHSDYQILGICADTAAQGLSALKSYAEALGYPSLFDLQPIEGSVYIKFNPKTGLCYLDSYTGIHRGVLVSCQSAYEDGINEMYGHLPLDLFHVS; from the coding sequence ATGCCCACTCAAAACTCAACTCCTCTCACCCTGCAAGAAGCGCAAGAACTGCTTAAGCCGTTCAACTGCATCGAAAACAAATCCATTACCTCGGAATCTGAAAAAGCTCTCATCCGTCAAGCACTACTTTTGCTCACCGAACACTCAGATTACCAAATTTTAGGAATTTGCGCGGATACCGCAGCTCAAGGATTATCTGCCCTCAAAAGCTACGCAGAGGCTTTAGGTTATCCATCCCTTTTTGACCTTCAGCCGATTGAGGGGTCAGTTTATATCAAATTCAACCCGAAAACTGGCCTGTGTTATCTCGATTCCTACACCGGCATCCATCGCGGCGTTTTGGTGTCTTGTCAATCGGCTTACGAAGACGGCATTAATGAAATGTACGGTCATTTACCTCTTGATTTGTTTCACGTATCCTAG
- a CDS encoding helix-turn-helix domain-containing protein, which yields MNSACKEFLSQMLGVRRASVSVVAAILQKAGLIRYSRGRMKICDRLGLEGTSCECYRIVKQEFDRLLSE from the coding sequence ATAAATTCAGCCTGCAAGGAGTTCCTCTCGCAAATGCTGGGAGTGCGCCGTGCCAGCGTGAGTGTGGTGGCGGCGATTCTGCAAAAGGCAGGGCTAATCCGCTACAGTCGGGGCAGGATGAAGATTTGCGATCGCCTTGGTTTAGAAGGCACTTCCTGTGAGTGTTATCGGATTGTTAAACAGGAATTTGATCGCTTGCTGAGTGAGTGA
- a CDS encoding DUF4352 domain-containing protein, with protein sequence MNHVSRKLTSWTATLTLLALVTACSSTKPPQDTTKSTPTSTQSSSRNPSAQESSVQPSAVPLPKSTHNMGDVVSIKDKNLSLQFKVNGIREHPGKGVIQPSSGHKWIVVSTTIANKGQEAKTLSVVSFELMDSQNNPYEVALLAGALEDVKSPTGSIQPGDQRRGEVAFEVPERAQGLKLLFQPNRDACEALAGQPKAAETVNCEPVAIKLK encoded by the coding sequence ATGAATCACGTCTCTAGAAAACTCACTAGTTGGACTGCAACCCTGACTCTACTCGCCCTCGTCACGGCGTGTTCTTCCACCAAGCCACCGCAGGACACTACGAAATCGACGCCTACTTCTACACAAAGCTCCAGTCGTAACCCTTCAGCTCAGGAGTCTAGCGTACAACCTTCAGCCGTCCCCCTGCCCAAATCCACTCATAACATGGGGGACGTTGTTTCAATAAAAGATAAAAACCTGAGTTTGCAATTTAAAGTTAACGGAATCCGCGAACACCCAGGAAAAGGAGTAATTCAGCCCAGTTCAGGTCATAAATGGATTGTGGTATCGACGACCATTGCTAACAAAGGACAGGAAGCCAAAACCTTGTCGGTTGTATCCTTTGAACTGATGGATAGTCAAAATAATCCCTATGAGGTTGCTCTATTGGCAGGGGCGTTGGAAGATGTGAAAAGCCCTACCGGTTCAATCCAACCGGGGGATCAGCGACGCGGTGAGGTTGCGTTTGAAGTCCCAGAGCGTGCTCAAGGGCTGAAGCTGCTTTTTCAACCCAATCGGGATGCTTGCGAAGCCCTGGCTGGGCAGCCCAAGGCCGCAGAAACAGTCAATTGTGAGCCAGTTGCCATCAAGCTCAAATAA
- a CDS encoding ABC transporter ATP-binding protein translates to MSAARTDSMLFTKKRGLGDFSSIGLNRPDRGTILAKGVEMVYQSGQRRFQALKAVDWEIASGDIQILMGPSGSGKTTLLSILAGLLTPSAGQVYLLGEEITQMSRSKLAHFRRQNIGFIFQNFNLFPALSAAENVEVVLNIKGIKGKKARYQAQVLLEQVGLGFQANQKPADLSGGQKQRVAIARALAGNPQIIMADEPTAALDSHSGHKVIELLRRLAKEGGCTVLMVTHDPRIIDVADRVTYLEDGILRDGTTLQ, encoded by the coding sequence ATGAGTGCTGCTAGAACTGACTCAATGTTGTTTACGAAAAAACGAGGCCTGGGTGATTTCAGCTCAATTGGGTTAAACCGCCCTGACAGGGGAACTATCCTTGCCAAGGGGGTAGAAATGGTATATCAGTCAGGGCAACGGCGCTTTCAGGCTCTTAAAGCGGTTGATTGGGAAATCGCAAGTGGTGATATCCAAATCTTAATGGGGCCATCGGGTTCTGGGAAAACGACTCTTCTCTCTATTTTGGCGGGACTACTGACCCCTTCTGCGGGACAGGTATACTTACTTGGAGAAGAGATTACCCAGATGTCTCGCTCCAAGCTGGCTCACTTTAGACGGCAAAACATTGGCTTTATTTTTCAGAACTTTAACCTATTTCCAGCGCTGAGTGCCGCTGAAAATGTAGAGGTTGTACTCAATATCAAAGGCATTAAGGGCAAAAAAGCACGCTATCAAGCGCAAGTTCTCTTAGAACAGGTTGGGTTAGGGTTTCAAGCCAATCAAAAACCGGCTGATTTATCCGGAGGACAGAAACAACGGGTTGCGATCGCTCGCGCCTTAGCCGGCAACCCGCAAATCATCATGGCGGATGAACCAACCGCTGCCTTAGACTCCCATAGTGGACATAAGGTGATTGAACTGCTGCGTCGGTTGGCGAAAGAAGGCGGTTGCACGGTGCTGATGGTAACACACGACCCGCGCATTATCGATGTTGCCGATCGCGTCACTTATCTGGAAGATGGCATATTAAGGGATGGCACGACGTTGCAGTAG